Proteins found in one Chitinophagales bacterium genomic segment:
- a CDS encoding gamma-glutamyl-gamma-aminobutyrate hydrolase family protein (Members of this family of hydrolases with an active site Cys residue belong to MEROPS family C26.), whose translation MIKIGVTAAFEYERKDRIVFAPKYLSYVENDMMRYLSRSGVLPVMIPDVAEDLQKEYLQEMDGFLFQGGTDLAPESYGEKPIGRWKGDIYRDKYEFKIMDFAFQSGKPILGICRGFQLLNAYLGGTLYQDIFTQKEGCIEHRNAELYDKISHEVEWVPGKILAEIHKYDSRNLINTVHHQSVKKLADDLEVLAVSPKDGIIEAGGYKKAKAGKIMGVQWHPEFSPSLGENVVDADILYSHFLEHVRENLKS comes from the coding sequence ATGATAAAAATAGGAGTTACCGCTGCCTTTGAATATGAAAGGAAAGACCGCATTGTTTTTGCTCCAAAATATTTGAGCTATGTAGAAAATGATATGATGCGTTATCTTTCACGATCCGGAGTTTTGCCTGTTATGATTCCCGATGTAGCTGAAGATTTGCAAAAAGAATATCTACAGGAAATGGATGGTTTTCTTTTTCAGGGTGGTACTGATCTGGCACCTGAAAGCTATGGGGAAAAACCAATTGGCCGTTGGAAAGGCGATATTTATCGAGATAAGTATGAATTTAAAATTATGGATTTTGCCTTTCAGTCAGGAAAACCGATATTGGGAATATGCCGCGGATTTCAGTTGCTTAATGCCTATTTGGGCGGCACACTTTATCAGGATATTTTTACTCAAAAGGAAGGCTGTATTGAGCACAGAAATGCAGAATTGTACGACAAAATCAGCCATGAAGTGGAATGGGTTCCCGGTAAAATACTGGCAGAAATCCACAAATATGATAGTAGAAATTTGATTAATACTGTACACCATCAATCGGTAAAAAAACTGGCAGATGACCTGGAAGTTTTGGCTGTCAGTCCTAAAGACGGAATAATAGAAGCCGGGGGCTATAAAAAAGCCAAAGCCGGAAAAATAATGGGGGTACAATGGCATCCTGAGTTTTCACCAAGTCTGGGAGAAAATGTTGTAGATGCAGACATTTTGTACAGCCATTTTTTAGAGCATGTAAGAGAAAACTTAAAATCCTGA
- a CDS encoding aldehyde dehydrogenase family protein — MKIINPATEAVITELKEDDASSVKIKYEKLQKGRKKWAALPVKDRLDTIVKFGDLVKQQADDLARILSSETGKPLAQAKGEVMGSLNRITHLKANAEKWLAPEVISSENGMEESIRYEALGVIANISAWNFPYNVGYNVFLYALVSGNAVLYKPSEFASLTGLKFQELLWEAGVPEDVFITAIGGGAVGEALLELPIDAYFFTGSYRTGKYIAEKLAEKLVPVQLELGGKDPLYVADDVSDVKEAAENAAIGAFYNNGQSCCAVERIYVHEKIYDEFLSAFVESVKNYKVGDPTAEDTFLGPLTRRPQLQVLRAQVEDAIKQGAKLECGGERIKQKGYFFEPTVLSDVNHQMELMQEESFGPIIGIQKVKSDEEALELMQDTDYGLTAAVFSKDKKRAEKLFEQLNTGTVYWNCCDRVSPNVPWSGRKKSGLGFTLSYLGIRAFVQPKAYHLKE; from the coding sequence ATGAAAATTATAAATCCTGCAACAGAAGCCGTTATTACTGAACTGAAAGAAGACGATGCTTCAAGTGTTAAAATCAAATACGAAAAGCTCCAAAAAGGGCGGAAAAAATGGGCTGCACTTCCGGTAAAAGATCGCCTGGATACCATTGTCAAATTTGGAGACCTGGTAAAACAACAGGCCGATGACCTTGCAAGAATTCTTTCCTCTGAAACGGGAAAACCACTTGCCCAAGCCAAAGGAGAGGTGATGGGGTCGCTCAATAGAATTACACATCTGAAAGCCAATGCCGAAAAATGGCTGGCACCTGAAGTAATTTCCTCTGAAAATGGAATGGAAGAAAGCATTCGCTATGAGGCATTGGGTGTAATTGCCAATATATCCGCCTGGAATTTCCCCTACAATGTGGGGTATAATGTGTTTCTATATGCGCTGGTAAGTGGAAATGCAGTACTTTACAAACCATCTGAATTTGCCAGTCTTACAGGGCTTAAATTTCAGGAATTGCTTTGGGAAGCAGGAGTTCCGGAGGATGTTTTTATAACAGCTATTGGCGGAGGGGCAGTTGGAGAAGCATTGCTGGAACTTCCCATAGACGCTTACTTTTTTACGGGATCTTACAGAACAGGTAAATATATTGCCGAAAAACTGGCGGAAAAACTAGTACCTGTACAACTTGAACTGGGCGGAAAAGACCCGCTTTATGTTGCAGATGATGTCTCTGATGTGAAAGAAGCGGCTGAAAATGCTGCTATTGGTGCGTTTTATAATAATGGTCAAAGCTGCTGTGCCGTAGAGCGCATCTATGTGCATGAAAAAATTTACGATGAATTTTTGTCGGCTTTTGTGGAAAGTGTGAAAAATTATAAAGTAGGAGATCCTACTGCTGAAGATACTTTTTTGGGACCTCTAACGCGTAGGCCTCAACTACAAGTACTCAGGGCACAAGTAGAAGATGCCATAAAACAAGGCGCAAAGCTGGAATGTGGCGGAGAAAGAATAAAACAAAAAGGCTACTTTTTTGAACCTACTGTTTTGAGCGATGTCAACCACCAAATGGAGCTTATGCAGGAAGAATCCTTTGGGCCGATAATTGGCATACAAAAAGTAAAATCGGATGAAGAAGCATTAGAATTGATGCAGGATACAGATTACGGCCTTACTGCTGCTGTTTTTTCAAAAGACAAGAAAAGGGCAGAAAAGTTATTTGAGCAATTGAATACCGGAACTGTCTATTGGAATTGCTGCGATCGTGTAAGCCCCAATGTGCCCTGGTCAGGCAGAAAAAAATCGGGACTTGGGTTTACTCTATCCTATTTGGGCATCCGCGCTTTTGTTCAGCCCAAAGCTTATCATTTGAAGGAATAA
- a CDS encoding nucleotidyl transferase AbiEii/AbiGii toxin family protein, with product MNLHHDVKLFSDTLRAASQQMDINLVFIEKDYWITLLLSRLAESNYIEETVFKGGTSLSKGYNLIERFSEDVDLAIVNNGGKSGNEIKTIIRKIEKEITKELTEIPTEGITSKGSRFRKSVFEYITTEKHNANNKLIVEINSFANPFPFQERIIKSMVGDYLAQSGNEKYIKQYQLDPIKVNVLSKEQTMLEKLVALVRFSFDVNPSVSISEKIRHFYDLYFLSKHPECQEFIASDLFKKQFISLLKHDREIFDEPKGWKEKSISKSPLITDFPTLWKKIKTQYQAELSALAYRPIPDEKVVAKAFVDLIKRIG from the coding sequence ATGAACTTGCATCACGATGTAAAATTGTTTTCCGATACACTGAGAGCTGCATCCCAGCAGATGGATATTAATTTGGTATTTATAGAGAAAGACTACTGGATTACTTTGTTGCTTAGCCGTTTAGCAGAAAGTAATTATATAGAGGAGACTGTTTTTAAAGGTGGTACTTCTTTGTCAAAAGGATACAACCTGATTGAACGCTTTTCTGAAGATGTTGACTTAGCTATTGTGAATAATGGAGGAAAATCTGGAAATGAAATCAAAACGATTATTCGAAAGATAGAGAAAGAAATAACAAAGGAATTGACCGAAATACCCACGGAAGGTATTACCAGTAAAGGATCAAGATTCAGGAAATCGGTTTTTGAATATATAACAACAGAAAAGCACAATGCCAACAATAAGCTCATTGTCGAAATAAACTCCTTCGCCAATCCTTTTCCTTTTCAGGAACGCATCATCAAAAGTATGGTGGGCGATTATTTAGCTCAATCAGGCAATGAAAAATACATAAAGCAATATCAACTGGATCCGATTAAAGTAAATGTGCTAAGCAAGGAACAAACCATGCTGGAGAAATTGGTTGCTCTAGTTCGGTTTTCCTTTGATGTTAATCCCTCAGTGAGCATTTCAGAAAAAATCCGACACTTTTATGACTTATATTTTTTAAGCAAACACCCTGAATGTCAGGAATTCATAGCATCTGATTTATTTAAAAAACAATTTATCAGCCTTCTGAAACACGACAGGGAAATTTTTGATGAGCCCAAAGGTTGGAAAGAAAAATCAATTTCAAAATCGCCTTTGATAACAGATTTCCCAACGCTCTGGAAAAAGATTAAAACACAATATCAGGCAGAACTATCAGCTTTAGCATACCGACCTATTCCTGATGAAAAAGTTGTTGCTAAAGCATTTGTGGATCTAATAAAAAGAATTGGATGA
- a CDS encoding DUF6088 family protein: MTVNIAKSIDRLPKGFVFTYEDFIDDVKQKEAIIKALNRMAASGKIKKLSKGKYYKPEKTAFGELAPPQYQVVKDLLEEDGKVIGYLTGYSIYNQLGLTTQVSDIIQIGKNQTRPKFKRGQYTIAFIKQKNTISKENIPPLQLLDAIRYVKKIPDASVISCCKRFLVLIKNFSDKEINSLVRLALKYPPATRALLGALLEQLQKNKAAIPLYKSLNPITKYKLAGAEKILSTTDKWNII; encoded by the coding sequence ATGACTGTTAACATAGCAAAGAGCATAGATAGGCTACCAAAAGGGTTTGTGTTTACCTATGAAGATTTTATAGATGATGTGAAACAGAAAGAGGCAATCATTAAAGCACTTAATAGGATGGCTGCTTCTGGAAAGATCAAAAAACTCAGCAAGGGTAAATATTACAAACCGGAAAAGACAGCTTTTGGTGAATTGGCACCACCTCAATACCAAGTGGTAAAAGATCTTCTTGAAGAAGATGGAAAGGTCATTGGCTACCTCACAGGTTACAGCATTTACAATCAATTGGGATTAACTACCCAGGTAAGCGACATTATACAAATAGGCAAAAATCAAACGCGACCCAAATTTAAAAGAGGTCAATACACCATTGCATTCATCAAACAGAAAAACACCATTAGCAAAGAAAATATCCCTCCATTGCAATTGTTGGATGCCATTCGCTATGTTAAAAAGATACCTGATGCTAGCGTAATATCTTGCTGCAAAAGATTTTTAGTCCTCATAAAGAATTTTTCTGATAAAGAAATCAATTCCTTGGTGCGTTTAGCTTTAAAATACCCACCTGCTACAAGGGCTTTACTGGGAGCATTATTGGAACAATTACAGAAGAATAAAGCTGCTATTCCGCTTTACAAATCCCTAAACCCAATTACTAAATATAAACTAGCTGGAGCAGAAAAAATCTTATCTACTACCGATAAATGGAATATCATATGA
- a CDS encoding metalloregulator ArsR/SmtB family transcription factor: protein MGITKSNLFTSEQNELALAAKAFAHPARVAIIQYLLNANTCINGHLVEELGLAQSTISQHLRELKEIGLIQGSIAGTSMCYCINPEKWTEIRMLFDQLFGAFNMPNAEGCC, encoded by the coding sequence ATGGGCATTACAAAATCGAATCTATTTACGAGCGAACAAAATGAACTGGCCTTGGCTGCCAAGGCTTTTGCGCATCCGGCCAGGGTGGCGATAATCCAGTATCTGCTGAATGCCAATACTTGTATCAACGGGCATTTGGTAGAGGAACTGGGATTGGCGCAATCTACCATCAGCCAGCATTTGCGTGAGCTCAAGGAAATTGGTTTGATACAGGGCAGCATTGCCGGCACTTCCATGTGCTACTGTATCAACCCCGAAAAATGGACGGAAATAAGAATGCTTTTCGATCAACTTTTTGGGGCGTTTAATATGCCCAATGCAGAAGGTTGCTGTTGA
- a CDS encoding DUF6428 family protein, translated as MKLSEVKTKLESLEKLNFQLPDGSLVPEHFHVTEVGIVSKNFIDCGGTVRKEEVANFQLWNAGDYDHRLAPEKLGKIIALSEKVLGLKDLEVEVEYQSDTIGKYGLDFEGGNFQLTSKQTNCLAQDKCGIPDEELTVIDNQKDACCSPGGGCC; from the coding sequence ATGAAATTATCGGAAGTAAAAACAAAATTGGAATCTCTGGAAAAACTCAATTTTCAATTGCCTGACGGTTCGCTTGTGCCGGAGCATTTTCATGTGACGGAAGTGGGTATTGTGAGCAAAAATTTTATAGATTGTGGCGGAACGGTTCGCAAGGAGGAAGTGGCCAATTTCCAGCTTTGGAATGCCGGTGATTACGACCATAGATTGGCGCCCGAAAAACTGGGCAAAATCATCGCTTTATCTGAAAAGGTTTTGGGCTTGAAGGATTTGGAAGTAGAGGTGGAATACCAATCGGATACCATTGGCAAATACGGGCTGGACTTTGAAGGTGGAAATTTCCAATTGACGAGCAAACAAACCAACTGCCTGGCACAGGACAAATGCGGCATTCCCGATGAGGAGTTGACGGTAATCGACAATCAAAAGGATGCTTGTTGTTCGCCCGGTGGCGGATGTTGCTAA
- a CDS encoding protein-tyrosine-phosphatase gives MVSAKTEFYPKLTEQIAVTQGRAIDDCRKQVLQPLIDFIRAKIKKKEAVRLNFICTHNSRRSQMAQIWAHTAALYYGVDAACFSGGVEITEFNKRAVEAISEAGFRVQSSGDENPKYKIYCANHIAPIMAFSKLYDDAANPNKNFAAIMTCSDADENCPYIIGAEVRIPIRYEDPKVYDNNPNEGEKYMDRSMQIASEMFYVFSKIND, from the coding sequence ATGGTTTCAGCTAAAACGGAATTTTATCCAAAACTGACCGAACAGATTGCTGTGACACAGGGCAGGGCAATTGACGATTGCAGAAAGCAGGTGCTGCAGCCCTTGATTGATTTTATTCGGGCTAAAATTAAAAAGAAGGAGGCTGTTCGGCTCAATTTTATTTGCACGCACAATTCCCGAAGAAGTCAAATGGCGCAAATCTGGGCGCATACCGCTGCGCTGTATTATGGGGTGGATGCGGCTTGTTTTTCTGGTGGTGTAGAAATTACCGAATTCAACAAGCGGGCTGTAGAAGCCATATCAGAAGCGGGTTTTAGAGTTCAAAGTTCTGGGGATGAAAATCCCAAATACAAAATTTATTGTGCCAATCATATTGCGCCCATAATGGCTTTTTCTAAACTGTATGACGATGCAGCAAATCCCAATAAAAATTTTGCCGCCATTATGACTTGTTCAGATGCAGATGAGAACTGCCCCTATATTATAGGTGCTGAAGTGCGCATTCCCATTCGCTATGAAGATCCAAAAGTGTATGACAACAACCCTAATGAAGGCGAAAAATACATGGATAGATCTATGCAAATTGCCAGTGAAATGTTTTATGTTTTTTCAAAAATCAATGATTAA